One genomic window of Microbacterium testaceum StLB037 includes the following:
- a CDS encoding carbohydrate ABC transporter permease, whose product MTVTIEQDTTRTLTVPPKARRTSQRPVRGGKPLISYGQWWWALPAILLVLGVQYAATLTGGFFAFTNWTGLGSFEITGFDNFAKIFADPQLLGAVWNTLFLAFGSVIITNVLGLLFALAINRTLKTRYILRTLLFMPVVLSPLAVAYVWKFIFQFNGPLNGFLGAIGLEELQKTWLADPTWSIWAILITVVWQQTGFTMVIYLAGLASVPVEVEEAAALDGAGVWGRFWNVVVPAIRPSIAIATTLGLIQGLRIFDQILALTGGGPAGATETLATEVYKNAFSLGQFGFGSALALVLTVIILAFAILQQYVTRDREVGKVS is encoded by the coding sequence ATGACTGTGACCATCGAACAGGACACCACACGGACGCTCACCGTGCCGCCCAAGGCGCGGCGAACGTCCCAGCGGCCGGTGCGCGGGGGCAAGCCCCTCATCAGCTACGGGCAGTGGTGGTGGGCCCTCCCCGCCATCCTCCTCGTGCTCGGCGTGCAGTACGCCGCGACCCTGACCGGCGGGTTCTTCGCCTTCACGAACTGGACCGGCCTCGGCTCCTTCGAGATCACCGGCTTCGACAACTTCGCGAAGATCTTCGCCGATCCGCAGCTGCTCGGCGCGGTGTGGAACACGCTCTTCCTCGCCTTTGGCTCGGTCATCATCACCAATGTGCTGGGCCTGCTGTTCGCCCTCGCGATCAACCGCACGCTCAAGACGCGCTACATCCTGCGCACCCTTCTCTTCATGCCGGTGGTGCTGAGCCCGCTCGCGGTGGCGTACGTCTGGAAGTTCATCTTCCAGTTCAACGGCCCGCTGAACGGCTTCCTCGGGGCGATCGGCCTCGAGGAGCTGCAGAAGACCTGGCTCGCCGACCCGACCTGGTCGATCTGGGCGATCCTCATCACGGTCGTCTGGCAGCAGACGGGCTTCACGATGGTCATCTACCTCGCCGGACTCGCCTCGGTCCCCGTCGAGGTCGAGGAGGCGGCGGCGCTCGACGGCGCGGGCGTCTGGGGACGCTTCTGGAACGTCGTCGTCCCCGCCATCCGTCCCTCGATCGCCATCGCCACGACGCTCGGGCTCATCCAGGGCCTGCGCATCTTCGACCAGATCCTCGCCCTCACCGGCGGCGGTCCGGCGGGTGCCACCGAGACGCTCGCCACCGAGGTCTACAAGAACGCGTTCTCGCTCGGGCAGTTCGGCTTCGGCTCGGCGCTCGCGCTCGTGCTCACCGTCATCATCTTGGCGTTCGCCATCCTCCAGCAGTACGTCACGCGCGACCGCGAGGTCGGGAAGGTCTCCTGA
- a CDS encoding carbohydrate ABC transporter permease codes for MFRYTKFTAVREVLVWVVTLIGLLPLYILVATALKSDKEALSSSAVAPPTSIDFSAFVSVLTATGRNSIPMSILNSVIITGGAILGLVLFGSVAAYVIARRTRKWTTITYYLVLIAIILPAQLGTVPLYIGARSIGLTGNAFGMIVLWVGILMPLSVFLYASFFRGLSTEYEEAAVIDGASPVQAFFRVVLPLMAPATGTVAILAGLIVWNDFFNSLIFLGGSTTQTLPVAMYTYVGGLVSAWNKIFAVVIISMIPILLFYMFAQKRFIQGFAGGLKG; via the coding sequence ATGTTCCGCTACACGAAGTTCACGGCCGTCCGCGAAGTCCTGGTCTGGGTCGTGACCCTGATCGGTCTGCTTCCCCTCTACATCCTCGTCGCCACCGCGCTGAAGAGCGACAAAGAGGCCCTGTCCAGCAGCGCGGTCGCTCCGCCGACGAGCATCGACTTCAGCGCGTTCGTCTCGGTGCTGACCGCGACCGGGCGCAACAGCATCCCGATGAGCATCCTGAACAGCGTCATCATCACCGGCGGCGCGATCCTCGGACTCGTGCTCTTCGGCTCCGTCGCGGCCTACGTCATCGCGCGCCGCACGCGGAAGTGGACGACCATCACCTACTACCTCGTGCTGATCGCGATCATCCTTCCCGCCCAGCTCGGAACGGTGCCGCTGTACATCGGAGCGCGTTCGATCGGCTTGACCGGCAACGCCTTCGGCATGATCGTGCTCTGGGTCGGCATCCTCATGCCCCTGTCGGTCTTCCTCTACGCGAGCTTCTTCCGGGGACTCTCTACCGAGTACGAGGAGGCGGCCGTCATCGACGGGGCCTCGCCGGTGCAGGCCTTCTTCCGGGTGGTGCTGCCCCTGATGGCCCCGGCCACCGGCACCGTCGCGATCCTCGCGGGTCTCATCGTCTGGAACGACTTCTTCAACTCGCTGATCTTCCTCGGCGGCTCCACCACGCAGACCCTGCCGGTGGCCATGTACACCTACGTCGGCGGACTGGTCTCGGCCTGGAACAAGATCTTCGCCGTCGTGATCATCTCGATGATCCCGATCCTGCTCTTCTACATGTTCGCCCAGAAGCGCTTCATCCAGGGCTTCGCCGGCGGCTTGAAGGGCTAG